DNA from candidate division WOR-3 bacterium:
GGACGGTAGAGATGTGGGCCAAAACCGACGAGATTGACGAACTCGGTGGGCTGGCGGGCAGGATGCCGGTCACGTTCGCCTCATTCCTGGTGGCGTCATTGGCAATTGCCGGGGTCCCCCCGCTGAACGGATTCGTGTCCAAGTGGATGGTCTACCAGGGCGTGGTGGAACTGGCCAAGGAAGGGAACAAGCTCTACCCGCTGTTCTTGATTGCCGCGATGCTGGGTAGCGTTCTGACTCTGGCCTCCTTCCTGAAACTACTCCATTCCATGTTCCTTGGTCAGCGTCCGGCGGCACTGGCGAAGACCCGAGAGGCCGGTTTCGCCATGTGGCTGCCACCGGTTGTGCTGGCCGTTGTCTGCATTCTGTTCGGCGTGTTCGCCTCCCAGATACCGTTGCGCGGCCTCATCTATCCCAGTTTGCCGCTGCTCATCGAGCCCACAGGCATCTGGCAGCCGGTACTGACAACGCTGCTTGTTCTTGCTTCACTTGGTATCGGCACGCTTGTCTATTTGTTCGGTACGGCGCGAAGGCCGACTGCGGCTCGGACTTTCGTTGGTGGAGAAATGATAGCCGACGACGAGGAGGGCCGCGTAACTGGAACTGCTTTCTACTCCCCGGTCAAGCACCTGCCCGTCCTCGATGAGCTTCTGAAGTACGGCGAGAAGGGTGCCTTCGACATCTACAACTGGCTCACCGGGACGCTCGGTGCTCTTGGTCTCGTGTTCCGCCAGGTCGTTGACCGCGTGCTCAACAAGCTTTTCGAGTTCGTGGGCGACCTGGTCCGCTGGGCGGGCCGCGGCCTATCGTACATGAGTAATGGCAATCTGCCGCTCTATGTGGCGTGGGTTTTCCTGGGCGCTACGGTTTTGCTTCTGGTCTTGACGCTGAGGTAGTGGATGATTGAGCTCTACGTACTGCTGGCAGCAATGCTCGTAGCTGCACTGGCGGCTATCGAGATAAAGGATCTGCTGGCGGCAGCGGTATCGCTGGGTATTGTCGGCTTTTCGGTAGCCATCATCTTCATACTGCTCCAGGCGCCGGACCTGGCGATCGTGCAGGTTGTTGTCGAAACCTTGACAGTCGTCTTCTTTGCTGCAGTCATACTGCGAACAACGAATACCGACACGACCATCCACGGCGGACTCAAGCGCGAAGTGGTATTCCCGGCAGTGGTCTACGTTGCTTTCAGCCTCATATTCATGGTTCTCGTAGGTCGCGCTCTGACCGAGTTGCCGAGTTTCGGCAGCCCGACAATGCTGGTGGCCAAGGAGTACATCGCTCTCGGTTTGGAGAAGACCGGCGCCGCCAATGTCGTGGCGGCAATCATCCTGGATTTCCGCGGCTACGACACGCTGGGTGAGGCGACTGTGCTCTTCACTGCGGTGGTGGGAGTGCTGACGATCATGCGTCGGGCCGGACGGAAAGAGCACGCCGGCGAGGGGAAGAGCTAGCATGCGTGGCATGTCTACCATTGTCCAGGTAGTCGCACGGCTGCTTGCCGGTATGCTCTTCCTGTTCGGCACGTACGTCGTACTGCATGGCCACCTGACCCCGGGCGGAGGTTTTGCGGGCGGGGTACTGATTGCTGCTGCCTTCATACTCATGTCGCTGGCGTCCGGGTCGGTGGAGCATGCCGAGCGCAGTTCTTACACACTTTCCTCTGTCGTGGAGAGCCTGGGTGGTATCCTGTTCCTGGGCCTTGCACTGGCCGGTTACGTGGCCGGGACACACTTCTTCCAGAATGCGACTGTCTATGGGGTGGGCACTCCGCTACAGCTCATCAGCGGCGGCATCATTCTGCCGACGAACATCGCCATCGGCATAAAGGTCGGTGCGGGCCTTTTTGCCATGTTCCTGGCGCTGGGTGCGTCGCGGTTTGTAATGAAGGACTAGCCATGGTAGCGCTTCTTGCCTGCATGTTGCTGCTGCTCATCGGGCTCTACGCAGTCGTGACGAAGCGGAACATCATCCGGATTATCATTGGGTTCAGTCTGGTCGAGTATGCCGTGAACCTGTTCTTCGCCTTGGTGGGATTCAAGCACAATGGGATTCCGCCCATCATCACCGACGTTGCCCAGTCCCGTAGCAACTTCGTGGACCCGGTTCCGCAGGCCCTGGTGCTCACGGCCATAGTCATCGGCCTAGCAACCACGGCATTGATGTTGGCGCTGGCCATGCGTATCTACGAGAAGTACCGCACTTTCGACATTACCGACATCAGAAGGCTGAAAGGTTAGATGGACGCGAGTATTCTGCCGCTCTTCGTTGTGATCCCGATGGCCACGGCCTTCCTGATTCCGTTGTTCGCGAAGCTGTGGCAGCGTTCTTCGGACTTGATCGCGAACGCAGCGGGCGCGGCCTTGCTCGGCATCTCGGTCTATGGGTCAGTCCGACTCTTCGGCGCCAGTCCGGCCTTGATCTACCGAATGGGGGGATGGGCTTCGACCCTGGGGATAACGCTGGTCTATGACCACCTGACTGCTTTGGCGGTCCTGGCAGTCAACGCCGTGGGGTTGGCGGCGCTGCTCTTCTCCGTGCGCTATCTCGATCACTACACCGGCCGTTGGAAGTTCTTCTCGCTTTTCATGCTGGTGCTTGCCGGCCTGAACGGCGTCGCGATCACCGGGGATATGTTCAATCTGTTCGTGTTCATCGAGATCTCGGCGGTTTCCTCCTACGCGTTGGTTGCGTTCGGTACTGACTTCGACGAACTCGAGGCCGGGTTCAAGTACATGGTCATCGGCGAGATCGGCGGCACAGCGATACTGCTGGCCATCGCACTCCTGTACGCCAAGGCCTCGACCTTGAACATGGCCGTGGTGTCGCAGGTCATGGCCGGATTCGGTCGCACGCCGCTCTTCTGGCTTATCGTAGCCATTTTCCTGGTCGGGTTCGCGGTAAAGATGGCGATGGTGCCATTCCACGCCTGGCTGCCCGATGCGCACCCATCCGCCCCGGCGCCGGTGTCGGCTTTGCTGTCGGGTGTATTCATCAAAGTCCTGGGCGTGTACGCGATGTGCCGGGTCATGTTCAATGTCTTCGGCCTCTCCCGGGACAATGCTCCGACGTTCTTCAATCTCCTGATCGGATTCGGAGTCCTGTCGATAGTGGCTGGCGGGTTGCTGGCCTACGCGCAGAAGGACTACAAGCGGCTGTTGGCCTATTCGAGCGTCAGCCAGATCGGCTACATCCTGATTGGACTCGGACTCGGCAACTTCTGGGGGATTGTGGGTGCGCTGTTTCACCTCCTGGCTCACGCGGTGGGCAAGAGTTTGCTGTTCCTCACCGCCGGCTCGGTCGAGCACGCGACCGGCACCCGCGACCTGGACAAGCTCTCGGGACTTGAGAAGAGCATGCCGGTAACTACGTGGTCGCACCTGTTCGGATCCCTGTCGCTTGCCGGTCTGCCCCCTTTTGCCGGGTTCTTTTCGAAGCTCTTCATCATTGTCGGGGCGCTGTCGGCAAGGATGTACTGGCTGGCGATTCTGGCAGCGCTGTTCTCAACCGTCACGCTTGGCTATCTGGTCAACGTTGTGAACAGAGCGTTTTTCACCCACAGGGACAGGGAGTCAACACCCGCAAGAGAGGTGCCCGCGACCATGTTGATCGCCATGTTGGGACTCGTAGTTCTCACTTTGGCGCTTGGCATAGGTTTCAAACCGGTGCTCGACAGGCTGGTTGGGCCGGCCGCGAACGTGCTGCTCCAGGGAATAGGGTACGCTCAGGGCGTGCTGGGACGATAAATGGGCAGACGCATCGGCTACTTCGTTTTCGGATTCGCAGTCTGGATGCTGCTGGTCTACACCCTGCACTATCAGGAA
Protein-coding regions in this window:
- a CDS encoding DUF4040 domain-containing protein, producing MIELYVLLAAMLVAALAAIEIKDLLAAAVSLGIVGFSVAIIFILLQAPDLAIVQVVVETLTVVFFAAVILRTTNTDTTIHGGLKREVVFPAVVYVAFSLIFMVLVGRALTELPSFGSPTMLVAKEYIALGLEKTGAANVVAAIILDFRGYDTLGEATVLFTAVVGVLTIMRRAGRKEHAGEGKS
- a CDS encoding cation:proton antiporter (subunit B of antiporter complex involved in resistance to high concentrations of Na+, K+, Li+ and/or alkali) yields the protein MRGMSTIVQVVARLLAGMLFLFGTYVVLHGHLTPGGGFAGGVLIAAAFILMSLASGSVEHAERSSYTLSSVVESLGGILFLGLALAGYVAGTHFFQNATVYGVGTPLQLISGGIILPTNIAIGIKVGAGLFAMFLALGASRFVMKD
- a CDS encoding cation:proton antiporter (subunit C of antiporter complex involved in resistance to high concentrations of Na+, K+, Li+ and/or alkali) — its product is MVALLACMLLLLIGLYAVVTKRNIIRIIIGFSLVEYAVNLFFALVGFKHNGIPPIITDVAQSRSNFVDPVPQALVLTAIVIGLATTALMLALAMRIYEKYRTFDITDIRRLKG
- a CDS encoding NADH/ubiquinone/plastoquinone (complex I), with the protein product MDASILPLFVVIPMATAFLIPLFAKLWQRSSDLIANAAGAALLGISVYGSVRLFGASPALIYRMGGWASTLGITLVYDHLTALAVLAVNAVGLAALLFSVRYLDHYTGRWKFFSLFMLVLAGLNGVAITGDMFNLFVFIEISAVSSYALVAFGTDFDELEAGFKYMVIGEIGGTAILLAIALLYAKASTLNMAVVSQVMAGFGRTPLFWLIVAIFLVGFAVKMAMVPFHAWLPDAHPSAPAPVSALLSGVFIKVLGVYAMCRVMFNVFGLSRDNAPTFFNLLIGFGVLSIVAGGLLAYAQKDYKRLLAYSSVSQIGYILIGLGLGNFWGIVGALFHLLAHAVGKSLLFLTAGSVEHATGTRDLDKLSGLEKSMPVTTWSHLFGSLSLAGLPPFAGFFSKLFIIVGALSARMYWLAILAALFSTVTLGYLVNVVNRAFFTHRDRESTPAREVPATMLIAMLGLVVLTLALGIGFKPVLDRLVGPAANVLLQGIGYAQGVLGR